From Yersinia hibernica, a single genomic window includes:
- the yihI gene encoding Der GTPase-activating protein YihI — protein sequence MKQPNKAPRADSAASKGTAKPKRHKKTRVELDLEARERKRQKKHSGNRSGARTNVEGSNKKGQTQTQEKDPRIGSKVPVSLVVESKVKAKPATKPAAKVEAKPRLTPEEELTKLENDERLDALLDRLDNDEVLSKEDQAYVDLTLDRIDALMEQLGIELGDDEDDEEREEKPEDILKLLKSGNPKDAF from the coding sequence ATGAAGCAACCAAATAAAGCACCACGCGCTGATAGTGCGGCCTCGAAAGGCACCGCAAAGCCAAAGCGTCATAAAAAGACCCGTGTAGAGCTTGATCTTGAAGCACGCGAGCGTAAACGTCAGAAGAAACACAGCGGAAATCGCTCAGGTGCGAGAACCAATGTGGAAGGCAGTAATAAAAAGGGCCAAACTCAAACGCAAGAGAAAGATCCGCGCATTGGCAGCAAAGTGCCGGTATCGCTGGTGGTCGAGAGCAAGGTAAAAGCTAAGCCCGCCACTAAGCCTGCGGCCAAAGTCGAAGCCAAGCCACGCCTGACACCGGAAGAAGAGCTGACTAAGCTGGAAAACGACGAGCGCTTAGATGCATTGCTGGACCGGCTCGATAACGATGAAGTCTTGAGCAAAGAAGACCAGGCTTATGTTGATCTGACGTTAGACCGTATCGATGCCCTGATGGAGCAATTAGGTATTGAATTGGGCGACGATGAAGATGACGAAGAGCGCGAAGAAAAGCCGGAAGATATTCTAAAACTACTGAAGAGCGGTAATCCAAAAGACGCATTTTAA
- the hemN gene encoding oxygen-independent coproporphyrinogen III oxidase, giving the protein MSEHAIVWDLSLIQKYNYSGPRYTSYPTALEFSEDYNESAFQQAVKRYPQRPLSLYVHIPFCHKLCYFCGCNKLVTRQQHKADEYLTVLEKEIRQRADLFAGRQVSQMHWGGGTPTYLNKTQITHLMNLLRENFDFLPGAEQSIEVDPREIELDVLDHLRAEGFNRLSMGVQDFNKEVQRLVNREQDEDFIFALIARAKALGFNSTNIDLIYGLPKQTPESFAFTLKRVAELSPDRLSVFNYAHLPSLFAAQRKIKDADLPSAEQRLDILQHTISFLTESGYQFIGMDHFARPDDELAIAQREGKLHRNFQGYTTQGESDLLGLGVSAISMLGDSYAQNEKELKTYYSVVEQRGNALWRGLTMTEDDCLRRDVIKTLICNFQISYQPIEQHYGIRFADYFAEDFALLTPFEQDGLVERDDKGIRVTPRGRLLIRNICMCFDIYLRKQARRQQFSRVI; this is encoded by the coding sequence ATGTCTGAGCACGCTATAGTTTGGGATCTGTCCCTGATTCAAAAATATAATTATTCAGGGCCGCGTTACACTTCGTACCCCACTGCGCTTGAATTTAGTGAAGATTATAATGAATCTGCTTTTCAGCAGGCGGTGAAACGTTATCCGCAGCGCCCTTTGTCGCTGTATGTGCATATCCCGTTTTGCCACAAACTTTGTTACTTCTGCGGTTGTAATAAGCTGGTGACGCGGCAGCAACATAAAGCTGATGAATATCTTACAGTCTTGGAAAAAGAGATTCGCCAGCGGGCGGATCTGTTCGCCGGGCGTCAGGTTAGCCAGATGCACTGGGGCGGCGGCACGCCAACCTATCTGAATAAAACCCAAATCACTCATTTAATGAATCTGTTGCGTGAGAATTTTGATTTTCTGCCAGGTGCGGAGCAATCAATTGAAGTTGATCCACGTGAAATTGAGCTAGATGTACTCGACCACCTGCGTGCTGAAGGCTTTAACCGCCTGAGCATGGGGGTGCAGGACTTCAATAAAGAAGTTCAACGGCTGGTTAACCGTGAGCAAGATGAAGATTTTATCTTTGCGCTCATTGCTCGTGCCAAGGCCCTGGGTTTTAACTCCACCAATATTGATTTGATTTATGGCTTGCCAAAACAGACGCCAGAAAGTTTTGCCTTTACGCTCAAACGAGTGGCTGAACTCAGCCCTGACCGCCTGAGTGTCTTCAATTATGCCCATTTACCGAGCTTGTTTGCCGCGCAGCGCAAAATTAAAGATGCGGACTTACCCAGTGCTGAGCAGCGGCTGGATATTTTACAGCACACCATCAGTTTCTTAACTGAATCCGGCTACCAGTTTATTGGTATGGATCACTTTGCCCGGCCAGATGATGAGTTAGCTATTGCCCAGCGGGAGGGGAAATTGCATCGTAATTTCCAGGGCTACACCACCCAAGGTGAGAGTGATTTGCTTGGGTTGGGGGTGTCGGCGATTAGTATGCTGGGTGACAGTTATGCTCAGAACGAAAAAGAGTTAAAAACCTATTATTCCGTGGTCGAACAGCGTGGCAATGCATTGTGGCGTGGCCTGACCATGACCGAAGATGACTGCTTACGCCGCGACGTCATTAAAACACTGATTTGTAATTTCCAAATCAGTTATCAGCCGATTGAACAGCATTATGGTATTCGTTTTGCGGATTATTTTGCCGAAGATTTTGCGCTGCTGACGCCATTTGAACAAGATGGGCTGGTGGAGCGCGATGACAAAGGTATTCGTGTGACGCCGCGTGGGCGTTTACTCATTCGCAATATCTGTATGTGTTTTGATATTTATTTACGAAAACAGGCGCGCAGACAGCAATTCTCCCGCGTTATCTGA
- the glnG gene encoding nitrogen regulation protein NR(I) → MQRGIVWIVDDDSSIRWVLERALTGAGLNCATFDTGNQVLDALATQTPDVLLSDIRMPGMDGLALLKQIKQRHPMLPVIIMTAHSDLDAAVSAYQQGAFDYLPKPFDIDEAVALVERAISHYQEQQQPARTQPASGPTADIIGEAPAMQDVFRIIGRLSRSSISVLINGESGTGKELVAHALHRHSPRGKAPFIALNMAAIPKDLIESELFGHEKGAFTGANQVRQGRFEQADGGTLFLDEIGDMPLDVQTRLLRVLADGQFYRVGGYAPVKVDVRIIAATHQNLELRVQEGKFREDLFHRLNVIRVHLPPLRERREDIPRLARYFLQVAAKELGVEAKNLHPETEVALTRLPWPGNVRQLENTCRWLTVMAAGQEVLIQDLPSELFETSTPEASGQRMPDNWSTLLAQWADRALRSGHQDLLSEAQPEMERTLLTTALRHTQGHKQEAARLLGWGRNTLTRKLKELGME, encoded by the coding sequence ATGCAACGAGGGATAGTCTGGATCGTCGATGACGATAGCTCCATCCGCTGGGTGCTTGAGCGCGCACTGACTGGAGCGGGCCTAAACTGTGCAACATTCGATACCGGCAATCAGGTGTTAGATGCGCTGGCCACACAAACCCCGGATGTGCTGTTATCCGATATCCGTATGCCCGGCATGGACGGATTGGCGCTGCTAAAACAGATTAAGCAACGTCACCCCATGCTCCCGGTCATCATAATGACGGCACATTCTGATTTAGACGCGGCAGTAAGTGCTTATCAACAAGGGGCATTTGATTATCTGCCCAAACCTTTTGATATTGATGAAGCCGTCGCACTGGTTGAACGGGCTATCAGCCATTATCAGGAACAGCAACAACCTGCTCGCACCCAGCCCGCCAGTGGCCCAACGGCTGATATCATTGGCGAAGCACCGGCGATGCAAGATGTGTTCCGCATCATTGGCCGCTTGTCTCGCTCCTCTATCAGTGTGCTGATTAACGGTGAGTCGGGCACGGGTAAAGAGCTGGTGGCCCATGCATTACATCGCCATAGCCCCCGGGGCAAAGCTCCCTTTATTGCACTGAACATGGCCGCAATTCCGAAAGATTTAATTGAGTCCGAGCTGTTCGGCCACGAAAAAGGGGCCTTTACTGGTGCCAATCAAGTCCGCCAAGGGCGTTTTGAACAAGCCGATGGCGGCACACTGTTTTTAGATGAAATCGGTGATATGCCGCTGGATGTGCAGACCCGCCTGTTGCGCGTCTTGGCTGATGGTCAGTTTTATCGAGTTGGCGGTTATGCACCGGTCAAAGTGGATGTGCGTATCATTGCCGCCACCCATCAAAATCTGGAGCTTCGTGTTCAAGAGGGTAAATTCCGTGAGGATTTATTCCATCGTTTGAATGTGATTCGAGTACATTTACCCCCGCTGCGTGAGCGCCGTGAGGATATTCCCCGCCTGGCTCGCTACTTCTTACAAGTGGCCGCCAAAGAGTTGGGTGTGGAAGCCAAGAATTTGCATCCTGAAACAGAAGTCGCACTGACGCGCCTGCCTTGGCCGGGGAACGTGCGCCAACTGGAGAACACCTGCCGCTGGCTGACTGTTATGGCTGCTGGGCAGGAAGTGCTTATTCAGGACTTACCCTCTGAGTTGTTCGAGACCAGTACACCGGAAGCTTCCGGTCAACGCATGCCGGACAATTGGTCAACATTGCTGGCGCAATGGGCTGATCGCGCACTGCGCTCCGGTCATCAGGATTTGCTGTCGGAAGCACAACCAGAAATGGAACGAACACTATTAACCACGGCATTACGCCACACCCAAGGCCATAAGCAGGAAGCAGCACGCCTGTTGGGTTGGGGGCGAAATACGTTAACGCGTAAGCTGAAAGAGTTGGGAATGGAGTAA
- the glnL gene encoding nitrogen regulation protein NR(II) — MATGTLPDAGQILNSLINSILLLDDDLAIHYANPAAQQLLAQSSRKLFGTPLPDLLGYFSLNIDLMRESLNTGQGFTDNEVTLVVDGRAHILSLTAQSLPEGFILLEMAPMDNQRRLSQEQLQHAQQVAARDLVRGLAHEIKNPLGGLRGAAQLLAKALPDPALLEYTKVIIEQADRLRNLVDRLLGPQRPGQHVTQSIHQVAERVCQLVSLEKPDNVTLIRDYDPSLPELAHDPDQIEQVLLNITRNALQALGQAGGTITLRTRTAFQITLHGVRYRLAARIDIEDDGPGVPTQLQDTVFYPMVSGREGGTGLGLSIARSLIDQHSGKIELNSWPGHTEFSVYLPIRQ; from the coding sequence ATGGCAACAGGCACGCTGCCCGATGCTGGGCAGATCCTTAATTCTCTCATTAATAGTATTCTGCTATTAGATGATGATTTGGCTATTCATTATGCCAATCCCGCAGCCCAGCAACTTCTGGCGCAAAGCTCCCGTAAACTTTTTGGTACACCTCTGCCAGATTTATTAGGCTATTTTTCCCTCAATATCGACTTGATGCGGGAAAGCCTGAACACAGGCCAAGGTTTTACCGATAATGAAGTGACATTAGTGGTTGATGGCCGCGCGCATATTTTATCGCTGACCGCACAGTCACTGCCTGAAGGTTTTATATTGCTGGAAATGGCGCCGATGGATAATCAACGCCGGTTAAGCCAAGAGCAATTGCAGCATGCACAACAAGTTGCCGCCCGGGATTTGGTGCGCGGCTTAGCTCACGAGATTAAGAACCCGTTAGGCGGTTTACGGGGTGCCGCACAATTATTGGCAAAAGCCTTACCCGACCCGGCATTGCTGGAATATACCAAAGTGATTATTGAGCAAGCTGACCGCTTACGTAATTTGGTCGACCGCTTATTAGGCCCACAGCGGCCCGGTCAGCATGTTACTCAAAGTATTCATCAGGTTGCTGAACGCGTTTGTCAGCTAGTCTCACTGGAGAAACCGGATAACGTGACGTTAATCCGTGACTATGACCCAAGTTTGCCGGAGTTAGCGCATGATCCCGACCAAATTGAGCAAGTGCTGCTGAATATTACCCGCAATGCATTACAAGCTTTAGGTCAGGCTGGCGGCACCATCACATTGCGTACCCGCACCGCATTTCAGATAACGCTACATGGCGTGCGCTACCGTTTGGCCGCGCGCATTGATATTGAAGACGATGGCCCAGGCGTGCCAACGCAATTACAAGATACCGTGTTCTACCCGATGGTCAGTGGTCGTGAGGGAGGGACTGGCCTTGGCCTGTCGATTGCCCGCAGTCTTATTGATCAACATTCGGGTAAAATTGAACTTAACAGTTGGCCAGGACATACCGAATTCTCGGTTTACCTGCCTATTCGCCAGTGA
- the glnA gene encoding glutamate--ammonia ligase, whose product MSAEHVLTMLNEHEVKFVDLRFTDTKGKEQHITIPAHQVNADFFEEGKMFDGSSIGGWKGINESDMVLMPDASTAVMDPFFEDSTLIIRCDILEPGTLQGYDRDPRSISKRAEEFLKSSGIADTVLFGPEPEFFLFDDVRFGSSIRGSHVAIDDIEGAWNSSTKYEGGNKGHRPAVKGGYFPVPPVDSSQDLRSTMCLTMEEMGLVVEAHHHEVATAGQNEVATRFNTMTKKADEIQIYKYVVHNVAHAFGKTATFMPKPMFGDNGSGMHCHMSLSKNGTNLFAGDKYAGLSEVALFYIGGIIKHAKAINALANPTTNSYKRLVPGYEAPVMLAYSARNRSASIRIPVVASPKARRIEARFPDPAANPYLCFAALLMAGLDGIINKIHPGDAMDKNLYDLPPEEEAEIPKVAGSLDEAMAALNEDREFLTRGGVFTDDAIDAYIELRKEEMDRVRMTPHPVEFELYYSV is encoded by the coding sequence ATGTCCGCTGAACATGTTTTGACGATGCTGAATGAGCACGAAGTGAAATTCGTTGATTTGCGCTTCACCGATACTAAAGGGAAAGAACAGCACATCACTATTCCGGCTCATCAGGTCAACGCTGACTTCTTCGAAGAAGGCAAAATGTTTGATGGCTCCTCGATTGGTGGCTGGAAAGGCATTAACGAATCCGACATGGTACTGATGCCAGACGCCAGCACCGCTGTTATGGACCCGTTCTTCGAAGATTCCACACTGATTATCCGTTGTGACATTCTTGAGCCAGGCACTCTACAAGGTTATGACCGCGACCCACGTTCTATCTCCAAACGCGCAGAAGAATTCCTGAAATCTTCAGGTATTGCGGATACCGTGTTGTTCGGGCCTGAACCAGAATTCTTCCTGTTCGACGATGTGCGTTTTGGTAGCAGCATCCGTGGTTCTCATGTAGCTATCGATGATATCGAAGGCGCATGGAACTCCAGCACCAAATACGAAGGCGGCAACAAAGGTCACCGTCCAGCAGTCAAAGGCGGTTACTTCCCAGTTCCTCCGGTCGATTCTTCACAAGATCTGCGCTCTACCATGTGTTTAACCATGGAAGAAATGGGTCTGGTGGTTGAAGCGCATCACCATGAAGTGGCAACAGCGGGTCAGAACGAAGTGGCTACTCGCTTCAATACCATGACCAAAAAAGCTGACGAAATTCAGATTTATAAATACGTAGTGCACAACGTGGCACACGCATTTGGTAAAACGGCGACATTTATGCCGAAACCAATGTTCGGTGATAACGGCTCAGGCATGCACTGCCATATGTCTTTGTCCAAGAACGGCACCAACCTGTTCGCGGGTGACAAATACGCTGGCCTGTCTGAAGTCGCGCTGTTCTACATCGGCGGTATTATCAAACACGCAAAAGCCATTAACGCCTTGGCTAACCCAACGACTAACTCCTACAAACGTTTGGTTCCAGGCTATGAAGCCCCAGTAATGTTGGCTTACTCAGCCCGTAACCGCTCAGCTTCTATCCGTATCCCTGTGGTTGCCAGCCCGAAAGCCCGCCGTATTGAAGCGCGCTTCCCAGATCCAGCGGCTAACCCATACCTGTGCTTCGCCGCACTGCTGATGGCTGGCCTTGATGGCATCATCAACAAAATTCACCCAGGTGATGCGATGGACAAAAACTTGTATGACTTGCCACCGGAAGAAGAGGCTGAAATTCCAAAAGTTGCCGGTTCACTGGACGAAGCAATGGCGGCATTGAACGAAGATCGCGAGTTCCTGACCCGTGGTGGCGTGTTCACTGACGATGCTATCGATGCTTACATCGAACTGCGTAAAGAAGAAATGGACCGCGTTCGTATGACTCCGCACCCAGTTGAGTTCGAACTGTACTACAGCGTTTAA
- the typA gene encoding ribosome-dependent GTPase TypA, which yields MIENLRNIAIIAHVDHGKTTLVDKLLQQSGTFGERTEATERVMDSNDLEKERGITILAKNTAINWKDYRINIVDTPGHADFGGEVERVMSMVDSVLLVVDAMDGPMPQTRFVTKKAFANGLKPIVVINKVDRPGARPDWVVDQVFDLFVNLDATDEQLDFPIIYASALMGIAGEDHNNMAEDMTPLYQAIVDHVSAPQVELEAPFQMQISQLDYNNYVGVIGIGRIKRGKVKPNQQVTIIDSEGKTRNGKVGKVLTHMGLERIEAAVAEAGDIVAITGLGELNISDTICDVNAVEALPALSVDEPTVTMYFCVNTSPFCGKEGKYVTSRQILDRLNKELIHNVALRVEETEDADAFRVSGRGELHLSVLIENMRREGFELAVSRPKVINRVIDGRNQEPFESVTLDIEEQHQGAVMQAMGERKGDVKDMVPDGKGRIRLDYMIPSRGLIGFRTEFMTMTSGTGLLYSTFSHYDDVRPGDIGQRQNGVLISNGQGKAVAFALYKLQDRGKLFIGHGTEVYEGQIIGIHSRSNDLTVNCLTGKQLTNMRASGTDEATTLVPFLKKTLEQALEFIDDDELVEVTPQSIRIRKRHLTENDRKRAGRGSKEG from the coding sequence GTGATCGAGAATCTGCGTAACATCGCCATTATTGCGCACGTTGACCATGGGAAAACTACCCTGGTTGATAAGTTGCTACAACAATCTGGTACTTTCGGTGAACGTACTGAAGCAACTGAACGTGTAATGGACTCCAACGATTTGGAGAAAGAGCGTGGGATAACCATCCTCGCAAAAAATACCGCCATTAATTGGAAAGACTACCGCATCAACATCGTGGATACCCCAGGACACGCCGATTTCGGCGGTGAGGTTGAGCGTGTAATGTCTATGGTTGACTCTGTGCTGCTGGTCGTCGACGCAATGGATGGCCCGATGCCGCAGACCCGTTTCGTGACCAAAAAAGCTTTTGCTAATGGTCTGAAACCAATCGTGGTAATCAACAAAGTTGATCGTCCGGGCGCACGCCCTGACTGGGTTGTGGATCAGGTCTTCGACCTGTTCGTCAACCTGGATGCAACTGACGAACAATTGGACTTCCCAATCATTTATGCTTCTGCATTGATGGGTATTGCGGGCGAAGACCACAACAATATGGCGGAAGACATGACTCCGCTGTATCAAGCTATCGTTGACCATGTGTCTGCACCACAAGTTGAGCTTGAAGCGCCATTCCAGATGCAGATCTCTCAGCTGGATTACAACAACTATGTTGGTGTTATCGGCATCGGTCGTATCAAACGCGGTAAAGTTAAGCCAAACCAGCAAGTCACTATCATTGATAGCGAAGGCAAAACGCGTAACGGTAAAGTCGGTAAGGTTCTGACTCACATGGGTCTGGAACGTATCGAAGCTGCCGTAGCGGAAGCGGGCGATATCGTTGCTATCACCGGTCTGGGCGAGTTGAACATCTCTGACACCATCTGTGACGTTAATGCTGTTGAAGCATTGCCAGCGCTGTCTGTTGATGAACCTACCGTGACCATGTATTTCTGCGTTAACACCTCTCCGTTCTGCGGCAAAGAAGGTAAGTATGTGACTTCACGTCAGATTCTTGACCGCTTGAACAAAGAGCTGATTCATAACGTCGCACTGCGTGTTGAAGAAACTGAAGATGCTGACGCATTCCGTGTATCAGGCCGCGGTGAGCTTCACCTGTCGGTTCTGATCGAAAACATGCGCCGCGAAGGTTTCGAGCTGGCTGTATCTCGTCCTAAAGTTATCAACCGTGTTATCGACGGCCGCAATCAAGAACCATTTGAAAGCGTAACTCTGGATATCGAAGAGCAGCACCAGGGCGCAGTCATGCAAGCCATGGGTGAGCGTAAAGGCGATGTGAAGGACATGGTACCGGACGGCAAAGGTCGTATTCGTCTGGATTACATGATCCCAAGCCGTGGTCTGATTGGCTTCCGTACTGAATTCATGACCATGACTTCAGGTACCGGCCTGCTGTACTCCACATTCAGTCACTATGATGATGTGCGTCCAGGTGATATCGGCCAACGTCAAAACGGCGTACTGATCTCTAACGGTCAGGGCAAAGCTGTTGCGTTCGCATTGTACAAACTGCAAGACCGCGGCAAGCTGTTTATTGGTCATGGTACTGAAGTGTATGAAGGCCAAATCATTGGTATTCACTCACGTTCTAACGACCTGACGGTAAACTGTTTGACCGGTAAGCAGCTGACCAACATGCGTGCATCGGGTACTGACGAAGCAACCACTCTGGTTCCTTTCCTGAAGAAAACTCTGGAACAGGCTCTGGAATTCATTGATGACGATGAATTGGTTGAAGTTACCCCGCAATCGATCCGTATCCGTAAGCGTCACCTGACGGAAAACGATCGTAAGCGCGCAGGTCGTGGGTCTAAAGAAGGTTAA
- the yihX gene encoding glucose-1-phosphatase translates to MLYIFDLGNVIVDIDFKRVLGVWSKLSSVPLATLSERFTMGEVFQQHERGEISDEDFARQLSDEMGLSLSFEQFAEGWQAVFVALRPEVIAIMQKLRAEGHRVVVLSNTNRLHCYYWPQHYPEVAAAADHMYLSQDLGMRKPEARIYQHVLSAENIPAEQAVFFDDVEANIVAARIEGITGIHVTDRKIIPAYFS, encoded by the coding sequence ATGCTGTATATCTTTGATCTAGGGAATGTGATTGTTGATATCGATTTCAAACGCGTGTTGGGCGTCTGGAGTAAATTAAGCAGTGTTCCGTTAGCGACATTGAGTGAGCGCTTTACGATGGGAGAGGTTTTCCAGCAGCATGAGCGCGGTGAAATCAGTGATGAGGATTTTGCCCGCCAACTCAGTGATGAAATGGGGCTATCACTGAGTTTTGAGCAGTTTGCTGAAGGTTGGCAGGCGGTATTTGTTGCTTTGCGGCCAGAAGTCATCGCGATCATGCAAAAATTACGGGCTGAGGGGCATCGGGTGGTGGTGCTATCTAATACCAATCGCCTGCATTGCTACTACTGGCCACAGCATTATCCTGAAGTCGCTGCCGCTGCTGACCATATGTATCTGTCTCAGGATTTGGGAATGCGCAAACCTGAAGCCAGGATTTATCAACATGTGCTGAGTGCGGAAAATATTCCAGCGGAGCAAGCTGTGTTCTTTGATGATGTTGAGGCAAATATAGTTGCGGCCAGAATAGAAGGCATTACCGGCATTCACGTCACCGACCGAAAGATTATTCCTGCTTATTTTTCCTGA
- a CDS encoding virulence factor BrkB family protein, producing MASFLRFRSLAPLKPSITFGRMLCARIDKDGLTMLAGHLAYVSLLSLVPLITVIFALFAAFPMFADISIKLKAFIFANFMPATGDIIQNYLEQFVANSNRMTVIGTCGLIVTALLLIYSVDSVLNIIWRSKVHRSLVFSFAVYWMVLTLGPILVGASMVISSYLLSLQWLANAQVDSMIDETLRLFPLLISWVSFWLLYSVVPTVRVPARDAVIGALVAALLFELGKKGFTMYITLFPSYQLIYGVLAVIPILFLWVYWSWCIVLLGAEITVTLGEYRAQRHGTNIEQSQSQEM from the coding sequence ATGGCGAGTTTTCTACGTTTTCGTTCACTTGCACCTTTAAAACCCAGCATTACGTTCGGGCGTATGCTCTGTGCCCGAATAGATAAAGATGGGTTAACAATGCTGGCCGGGCATTTGGCCTATGTATCATTGCTTTCTCTGGTGCCTTTAATCACGGTGATTTTTGCCCTGTTTGCTGCTTTTCCGATGTTTGCCGATATCAGCATAAAATTGAAAGCCTTCATATTCGCCAATTTTATGCCTGCAACGGGCGATATTATTCAAAATTATCTTGAGCAATTTGTCGCGAACTCAAACCGTATGACGGTTATAGGGACATGCGGCTTGATTGTTACAGCGCTACTGCTGATTTACTCGGTCGATAGCGTGCTCAATATTATCTGGCGCAGTAAAGTTCACCGCTCACTGGTATTTTCATTTGCTGTTTACTGGATGGTGCTGACATTGGGGCCGATTCTCGTCGGGGCCAGTATGGTGATTAGTTCATATCTGCTGTCATTGCAGTGGCTGGCCAATGCCCAAGTTGACAGTATGATTGACGAAACTCTGCGGCTATTCCCGTTGCTGATTTCTTGGGTTTCGTTTTGGTTATTGTACAGTGTGGTACCGACGGTTAGGGTGCCGGCGCGAGATGCGGTTATTGGCGCGCTGGTTGCCGCCCTGCTGTTTGAGTTGGGCAAGAAAGGATTCACAATGTATATCACGCTGTTTCCGTCTTACCAGTTGATTTACGGAGTATTGGCGGTTATCCCTATTTTATTCCTCTGGGTTTACTGGAGCTGGTGCATTGTATTGCTGGGCGCGGAAATTACGGTCACTTTGGGGGAATATCGTGCACAACGCCATGGCACAAATATAGAGCAGAGCCAGAGTCAGGAGATGTAA
- the dtd gene encoding D-aminoacyl-tRNA deacylase, with amino-acid sequence MIALIQRALSANVVVDGKVVGEIGPGLLILLGVEQEDTEQKAQRLCEKVLGYRIFGDENDKMNLNVQQAGGSVLVVSQFTLVADTHKGMRPSFSRGAIPAEADRLYQYFVAQCRERGVKTETGLFAADMKVSLVNDGPVTFWLQV; translated from the coding sequence ATGATTGCGTTAATTCAACGGGCGCTCAGCGCCAATGTCGTGGTTGATGGCAAAGTTGTGGGTGAAATTGGCCCTGGATTGTTGATATTGCTCGGTGTAGAGCAAGAAGATACTGAGCAGAAAGCACAACGGTTATGCGAAAAGGTGCTCGGGTATCGAATTTTTGGTGATGAAAACGACAAAATGAACCTCAATGTCCAGCAGGCGGGGGGAAGCGTGCTGGTGGTTTCACAATTTACGTTAGTTGCCGATACCCACAAGGGCATGAGACCGAGTTTTTCCCGTGGGGCTATTCCGGCAGAAGCGGATAGGCTTTATCAGTATTTTGTTGCTCAGTGCCGCGAGCGTGGTGTAAAAACTGAAACGGGATTATTTGCAGCAGATATGAAAGTTAGCTTGGTAAACGACGGCCCCGTGACGTTCTGGTTGCAAGTATAG
- the fabY gene encoding fatty acid biosynthesis protein FabY, translating to MYHLRVPTTEQELKDYYQFRWEMLRKPLHQPIGSEKDAYDAMAHHQMVVDEQGKPVAIGRLYINADNEAAIRFLAVDPSVRAKGLGTLVAMTLESVARQEGVKRVVCSAREDAVDFFAKLGFVSQGEITAPQTTPVRHFLMIKPVVTMDDILHRPDWCGQLQQAWYDHIPLSEKMGVRISQYTGQRFVTTMPEAGNQNPHHTLFAGSLFSLATLTGWGLIWLLLRERHLGGTIILADAHIRYSAPVTGRPRAVAELSSLSGDLDRLARGRRARVQLDVNLFGDEDAGAVFSGTYMVLPVDAGNDGVN from the coding sequence ATGTATCACTTGCGCGTGCCCACAACAGAACAAGAACTTAAAGATTATTATCAATTCCGTTGGGAAATGTTACGCAAGCCGCTGCATCAACCGATAGGTTCTGAAAAAGATGCTTATGACGCGATGGCGCATCACCAAATGGTGGTGGATGAGCAAGGCAAACCTGTCGCGATTGGCCGTTTATATATCAATGCTGATAATGAGGCTGCAATTCGTTTTTTGGCGGTAGACCCTTCAGTGCGGGCCAAAGGGTTAGGAACGTTAGTGGCGATGACGCTAGAGTCTGTCGCGCGCCAAGAAGGGGTAAAGCGGGTGGTGTGTAGCGCCCGCGAAGATGCCGTCGACTTCTTCGCTAAATTAGGCTTTGTTAGTCAGGGAGAAATTACCGCCCCGCAGACCACACCTGTTCGTCACTTTTTAATGATTAAGCCGGTTGTGACCATGGATGATATTCTGCATCGCCCTGATTGGTGTGGTCAGTTGCAGCAAGCTTGGTATGACCATATCCCCCTTAGCGAAAAAATGGGGGTGCGTATCAGCCAATATACGGGGCAGCGCTTTGTGACCACGATGCCAGAAGCGGGTAATCAAAATCCTCACCATACCTTATTTGCTGGCAGCCTTTTTTCATTAGCGACGCTGACGGGCTGGGGGCTGATTTGGCTATTACTCCGTGAGCGCCATTTAGGCGGCACAATAATTCTTGCTGATGCCCATATTCGCTACAGCGCACCGGTTACCGGGCGACCAAGAGCCGTTGCCGAGTTAAGCTCACTCAGTGGTGATTTGGATAGGTTGGCGCGTGGTCGCCGTGCTCGGGTACAATTAGACGTCAATTTATTCGGTGATGAAGATGCTGGTGCGGTATTTTCTGGAACTTATATGGTTCTGCCCGTCGATGCTGGGAATGATGGTGTTAACTAA